The following coding sequences are from one Plasmodium gaboni strain SY75 chromosome 10, whole genome shotgun sequence window:
- a CDS encoding hypothetical protein (conserved Plasmodium protein, unknown function) yields MENNIFVYDLKDHSLKKMPKKKKKKLRKIYKLLIVLSISIILYLNLKFFSVSAKNINNEKINSHGIITSSIPNDNTNIIEENKKEHNTNYSTEELLNNTEEIKKNEERSDSSDNREYDQDIYKEKFLGDDFISNVELIKNSKFIINAVNFLLKGYKQSYTTGERDHTSLRNGNDNPNAAEIKKLIIIKLLKCIGVLILCYIAIRLVFSFFKKIINLIFTIIFKIFKCCCCGGK; encoded by the coding sequence atggaaaataatatttttgtgtATGATCTTAAAGATCATTCCCTTAAAAAGATgccaaaaaaaaaaaaaaaaaaactgcgaaaaatatataaattattaattgtTCTGTCTATTTCTATAATACTTTATCTTAActtaaaatttttttcagTATCTgcaaaaaatataaataacgAAAAAATAAACTCCCATGGAATTATTACATCATCTATTCCTAAtgataatacaaatataatagaagaaaataagAAGGAACATAATACAAATTATAGTACtgaagaattattaaataatactgaagaaataaaaaaaaatgaagaacGTTCTGATTCATCTGATAATAGAGAATACGATcaagatatatataaggaAAAGTTTTTAGGTGACGATTTTATAAGTAATGTTGagttaataaaaaatagcaaatttataattaatgCTGTTAATTTTTTACTTAAAGGATATAAGCAAAGTTATACAACTGGTGAAAGAGATCATACGTCTTTGAGAAATGGTAATGATAATCCTAATGCTGCagaaattaaaaagttaattataattaaattattaaaatgtataggagttttaattttatgttatattgCTATTCGTCTAGTTTTTTcattctttaaaaaaataataaatttgaTTTTTAccattatatttaaaattttcaaATGTTGCTGTTGTGGGgggaaataa
- a CDS encoding enolase, which translates to MAHVITRINAREILDSRGNPTVEVDLETNLGIFRAAVPSGASTGIYEALELRDNDKSRYLGKGVQKAIKNINEIIAPKLIGMNCTEQKKIDNLMVEELDGSKNEWGWSKSKLGANAILAISMAVCRAGAAANKVSLYKYLAQLAGKKSDQMVLPVPCLNVINGGSHAGNKLSFQEFMIVPVGAPSFKEALRYGAEVYHTLKSEIKKKYGIDATNVGDEGGFAPNILNANEALDLLVTAIKSAGYEGKVKIAMDVAASEFYNSENKTYDLDFKTPNNDKSLVKTGAQLVDLYIDLVKKYPIVSIEDPFDQDDWENYAKLTAAVGKDVQIVGDDLLVTNPTRITKALEKNACNALLLKVNQIGSITEAIEACLLSQKNNWGVMVSHRSGETEDVFIADLVVALRTGQIKTGAPCRSERNAKYNQLLRIEESLGSNAVFAGEKFRLQLN; encoded by the exons atggCTCATGTAATAACTCGTATTAATGCCCGTGAAATTTTAG ATTCTAGAGGAAACCCAACTGTAGAAGTTGACTTAGAAACCAACTTAGGAATTTTCAGAGCTGCCGTACCATCTGGTGCCTCTACTGGTATTTATGAAGCCTTAGAATTAAGAGATAATGACAAGAGCAGGTACTTAGGAAAGGGTGTTCAAAAAGCTATCAAGAACATTAATGAAATTATTGCTCCCAAATTAATTGGAATGAATTGTACTgaacaaaagaaaattgACAATTTAATGGTTGAAGAATTAGATGGAAGTAAAAATGAATGGGGATGGTCAAAAAGTAAATTAGGAGCTAATGCAATTTTAGCTATTTCCATGGCTGTATGTAGAGCTGGTGCAGCTGCTAATAAAGTATCtttatacaaatatttgGCACAATTAGCTGGAAAGAAAAGTGACCAAATGGTATTACCAGTACCTTGTTTAAACGTTATCAATGGAGGATCCCATGCAGGAAACAAATTATCTTTCCAAGAATTTATGATAGTGCCAGTTGGTGCTCCATCATTTAAAGAAGCCTTAAGATATGGTGCTGAAGTATATCATACCTTAAAATcagaaattaaaaagaagTATGGTATTGACGCAACCAATGTAGGTGATGAAGGTGGATTTGCTCCAAATATATTGAATGCTAATGAAGCTCTTGATTTATTAGTAACTGCTATTAAATCAGCTGGTTATGAAGGAAAAGTTAAAATTGCTATGGATGTTGCAGCTTCTGAATTTTACAACAGTGAAAACAAGACATATGATTTAGATTTCAAAACTCCAAATAATGACAAATCATTAGTTAAGACTGGAGCACAATTAGTTGACTTATATATTGATTTAGTAAAGAAATACCCAATTGTTTCTATTGAAGATCCATTTGATCAAGATGATTGGGAAAATTATGCTAAATTAACTGCAGCTGTTGGAAAGGATGTACAAATTGTTGGTGATGATTTATTAGTTACAAACCCAACAAGAATTACTAAAGCTCTTGAAAAAAATGCTTGCAATGCCTTACTTCTTAAAGTTAACCAAATCGGTTCTATTACTGAAGCTATTGAAGCATGCTTATTATCTCAAAAAAATAACTGGGGTGTTATGGTCTCTCATAGATCTGGTGAAACTGAAGATGTTTTTATTGCTGATTTAGTTGTTGCCTTAAGAACAGGACAAATCAAAACAGGAGCACCATGCAGAAGTGAAAGAAATGCCAAATACAACCAATTATTAAGAATTGAAGAATCTTTAGGAAGCAATGCCGTTTTTGCTGGAGAAAAATTTAGATTAcaattaaattaa
- a CDS encoding hypothetical protein (conserved Plasmodium protein, unknown function), whose protein sequence is MRSKSIRKERNSGETLEDNIDEINYCIKVIPKDKRNSKGNGAIRLSTSHMNRGKNYNYYNQHNNVNNINDFETECRNYIEDVLKIDEYVKLPNSINNEQDKIKWKKAHSLRNRMKEYDLITRTRLYQSNSVNNKAKLNRERYIILNKIPRYREAFPSIMNNTSTDKIKEDIIRTYLKTHAAYLLSQSKKNSNLSLKNIGRRNTYFSFRKKSDDSNNSLINYNKHMNNKSKSVEHSNGPNLKKKDRSYNLWKRITVDDIKNTHFTPTEKQYLKDYNIFLNDAFNNFKINQNNNKSQLNRKNQKNITNYDMINNKIYGHIKNNANNNLYINDQKREDAYIINPSPNNIITSPNAEQYPYFNNYSYSDKSKNLNAYNTEGKRNTYTNDVKRNTNYQHSNKSNYSDESLNMFSNSSTSIYEKYNLKDKNFVLKRDRFALLGKIKNNKEIEVKLVLNKV, encoded by the coding sequence ATGAGGAGTAAATCCATaagaaaagaaagaaaCAGTGGAGAAACGTTAGAAGATAATATTgatgaaataaattattGTATTAAAGTTATTCCAAAGGACAAAAGAAATAGTAAAGGAAATGGAGCTATAAGATTAAGCACCTCACATATGAATAGAGGTAAAAATTATAACTATTATAATCAAcataataatgtaaataatataaatgatttTGAAACAGAGTGTCGTAATTATATTGAAGATGTATTAAAAATTGATGAATATGTAAAACTTCCTAATAGCATAAATAATGAAcaagataaaataaaatggaaaaaaGCTCATTCCTTAAGAAATAGAATGAAGGAATATGATTTGATTACAAGAACAAGATTATATCAAAGTAATTCAGTTAATAATAAAGCAAAATTAAATAGGgaaagatatataatattaaataaaataccTAGATACAGAGAAGCGTTTCCTTCAATTATGAATAATACATCAACAGATAAGATTAAAGAAGATATTATACGTACATATCTTAAAACACATGCAGCATATTTGTTGTCACAAAGTAAAAAGAATAGTAATTTAAGTTTGAAAAATATTGGGAGAAGAAATACCTATTTCTCATTCAGAAAAAAATCAGATGATAGTAATAATTCcttaataaattataataagcatatgaataataaatcaaaGAGTGTAGAACATAGTAATGGCCCGaatctaaaaaaaaaagatcgatcatataatttatgGAAAAGAATAACTGTTGATGATATAAAGAATACACATTTTACTCCTACTGAGAAacaatatttaaaagattataatatatttttaaatgatgcatttaataattttaaaataaatcaaaataataataaaagtcAACTTAATAGAAAAAATCAGAAGAATATTACTAATTATgatatgataaataataaaatatatggacatattaaaaataatgcAAACAACaacttatatattaatgatcAAAAAAGAGAAGATGCTTATATAATTAATCCTTCAccaaataatataattacatCACCTAACGCTGAACAATATCCgtattttaataattattcttattCGGATAAGAGCAAAAATTTAAACGCATATAATACTGAAGGAAAAAGAAATACATATACAAATGATGTAAAACGTAATACAAATTATCAACATTCTAATAAGTCAAATTATTCTGATGAATCTTTAAATATGTTTTCTAACTCTTCAACAAGTATctatgaaaaatataatctAAAGGACaaaaattttgttttgAAAAGGGATAGATTTGCTTTGTTGggaaaaattaaaaacaaTAAGGAAATAGAAGTTAAATTGGTTTTAAATAAGGTTTGA
- a CDS encoding putative ribonucleotide reductase small subunit has protein sequence MSKEQYHDQEVLLEAQNNDEILKENKFRWVMFPIKYKTFWSYYKEIESLFWTAEDYNFDKDKQYLENIDKNMLVKLFELICFYSLKDLHVYEEQALITSKMLDIIQIPEGRAFYGFQMCMENIHDEVYACIFETYIPDSKQKKVIINKVIALDSVLKKQKWLTEIFESNIPYYNKLVLLYISKVLFNGTLNILIGYCKENSILPCLCNVHEKIHRDEYLHGDFSVMCCNHLVNKLKYEHVLDYFKMAVDLEYQFSLEMLELNVLKIKKEEVRAFLEYLADTMLTNLNYPKHYNSKYPFSWPEFTKIVVNENEKTETVKKGENIYGEKQILFDEDF, from the exons ATGAGTAAGGAACAATATCACGATCAAGAAGTATTGTTGGAGGCtcaaaataatgatgaaatTTTGAAGGAAAATAAGTTCAGATGG GTTATGTTCCCAATAAAGTACAAGACATTTTGG AGttattataaagaaattGAATCTCTCTTCTGGACTGCTGAGgattataattttgataAAGACAAGCAatatttagaaaatattgataaaaaCATGTTGGTTAAATTATTTGAACTTATATGCTTTTACAGTTTAAA AGATTTACATGTTTATGAAGAACAAGCTCTTATTACCAGTAAAATGTTAGATATTATCCAGATACCTGAAGGAAGAGCTTTTTATGGTTTTCAAATGTGTATGGAGAATATACATGATGAAGTATATGCTTGTATATTCGAAACATATATTCCTGATTCAAAACAgaaaaaagtaataataaataaagtTATTGCATTAGACAgtgttttaaaaaaacagAAATGGCTAACTGAAATATTCGAATCGAATATCCCATACTATAATAAACTTGttcttctttatatttctaAAGTTCTTTTTAATGGTactttaaatatattaattgGTTATTGCAAAGAAAATTCTATACTTCCTTGCTTATGTAATGTTCATGAAAAAATTCACAGAGATGAATATCTTCATGGAGATTTTTCCGTTATGTGTTGTAACCATTTAgttaataaattaaaatatgaacatGTCTTAgattattttaaaatgGCTGTTGATTTAGAATATCAATTTTCATTGGAAATGTTAGAACTCAATGTTCTTAAAATAAAGAAAGAAGAAGTAAGAGCATTCTTAGAATATTTAGCAGATACTATGTTGACTAATCTAAACTACCCAAAACATTATAATTCCAAGTATCCATTTAGTTGGCCCGAATTTAcaaaa ATTGTTGTTAATGAGAACGAAAAGACAGAAACTGTTAAGAAAGgggaaaatatatatggagaaaaacaaatattatttgatgaagatttttaa
- a CDS encoding hypothetical protein (conserved Plasmodium protein, unknown function): MSKNDLNNRILNNYEKQKVLEESNNYLMILSHNKNVSSNNKNNINLRKDEEDVGMTSIEEKICFDEKIEVEEVFTLEILIKILSKIFLKGNYSLTKDDINITNCKVMIFESKYHLNNTNDEVEDFINMLFYFQNKNYLIFIIYCLNKKNIVYLNFFNPLLSEKETIEAFNLFFMNNFFPHIILGLNNGRILLYNHEGIMCMYNKFVEYKLKNIFIENQKDYILFLYENNIIVNSNIHLIKRALETNSKTLPYDYMFTINKNISLSHIILRCDNSYDLLKKELYTMYNKEDLMRYINDNINTNPNTYSGNINYIITSKTITLSILNIIKPNTPNDFLSRKENFSTSEKLSSKINNFIKNIFTKKNENVPTSSASSVLPSSVSINQVDYNMNSNNTNTNDILNSKIVHSFNDSKRQIIDICICPWNTNLLLALDNLGRISLFNLSTLNILYMWKSYRSAFMSFIQKQNYNCYRRQNKKKFQDTPFNQFDKGILFYLKNRSLIEIWDFKTLNKIYCVRTYECPIFSKLFFGENNVPNKVILFNSSHHVFLMNTNFELLYLKWV; encoded by the coding sequence atgagTAAAAATGATTTGAACAATAGgattttaaataattatgaaaaacaaaaagTTCTTGAAGAATCAAATAACTATTTAATGATTTTGTCACACAATAAGAATGTATCTAGTAAcaataagaataatataaatttgaGAAAAGATGAAGAGGATGTAGGAATGACATCtatagaagaaaaaatatgtttcGATGAAAAGATAGAAGTTGAAGAAGTTTTTACTCttgaaatattaataaaaatattgagtaaaatatttttgaagggtaattattctttaacaaaagatgatataaatattactAATTGTAAAGTGATGATATTTGAATCTaaatatcatttaaataatacaaatgatGAAGTGGAAgattttattaatatgttattttattttcaaaataagaattatttaatatttataatatactgtttaaataaaaagaacATTGTTTATTTAAACTTCTTTAATCCATTATTAAGTGAGAAAGAAACTATCGAAGcatttaatttatttttcatgAACAATTTTTTTCCACATATTATTTTAGGATTAAACAATGGAAgaattcttttatataaccATGAAGGTATAATGTGtatgtataataaatttgttgaatacaaattaaaaaatatttttattgaaaatcaaaaagattatattttatttttatatgaaaataatataattgtaaattcaaatatacatttaattAAAAGGGCTTTAGAAACCAATTCTAAAACTTTACCTTATGATTATATGTTTactataaataaaaatatttccttaagtcatataatattgagATGTGATAATTCttatgatttattaaaaaaagaattatatactatgtataataaagaagatTTAATGcgttatataaatgataatataaatacaaatcCAAATACATATAGTGGTAATATTAACTATATTATCACATCTAAAACTATAACTTTGTCTATTctaaatattataaaacCAAATACACCAAATGATTTCTTAAGtagaaaagaaaattttaGTACATCCGAAAAATTAAGTtcaaaaattaataattttataaaaaatatttttaccaaaaaaaatgaaaatgtaCCAACATCTTCTGCATCATCCGTTTTACCATCTTCCGTTTCAATTAACCAAGTagattataatatgaatagtAATAATACTAATACAAATGATATACTTAATTCAAAAATAGTTCATTCATTTAATGATTCAAAAAGACAAATAATAGATATATGTATATGCCCCTGGAATACAAACTTATTATTAGCTTTAGATAATTTAGGAAGAATTTCcttatttaatttatctaccttaaatattttgtacATGTGGAAAAGTTATAGATCAGCATTTATGAGTTTTAtacaaaaacaaaattataattgCTATCGTCGtcaaaacaaaaaaaaatttcaaGATACACCATTCAATCAATTTGATAAAGgaattttattttatttaaaaaatagaaGCTTAATAGAAATTTGGGATTTTAAAACtttgaataaaatatattgtgTAAGAACATATGAATGTCCAATCTTTTCAAAACTATTTTTTGGTGAAAATAATGTACCCAATAAAGtcattctttttaattcaAGTCATCATGTATTTTTAATGAATACAAATTTTGAGttgttatatttaaaatgggtctaa